A stretch of the Nicotiana tabacum cultivar K326 chromosome 6, ASM71507v2, whole genome shotgun sequence genome encodes the following:
- the LOC107826562 gene encoding disease resistance protein Roq1-like, translating to MADQKGKDQSSNSQPSLALRPWKYDVFLSCRGGDTSKYFADQLYLTLCQVGVNTFRTDDEGGHVSSEVVMNAIEGSIIFIIVLSKNYASSRRCLNELLHILELKKNSKRLVLPIFYDIDPSDVRKQTGIFAEAFERHGICSQSEQNIQLWRAALSRVGNLSGWDLKHVAEGFESKFIHIIIEEVLQEVKSRTPLYVTKYPVALFPRVNQIEKLLFKGGCDDVRVIGIHGMGGIGKTTLAKAVFNQLLQHFEASCFLENVKSGASERHNALVHLQEQLLRTILRRKIKVHNVDEGITLIKEGIWQKKVFIVLDDLDDQCQLNALLGERDWLRPGSRVVITTRDKHLLKELQLNEQYEAMKLDHESSLQLFTLHAFRNAPPAEDYSMLVEGIVTYCAGVPLALQVLGAYLSDKKIEEWKNALEKLKTIPSNDIHEKLRISFDGLPDDFTKAVFLDIACFCFKVQKSEVVGIFTACGFYPEVEICELIDKSLLAIDENKNLNVHNLIRDMGREIVHRESPDNPGKRSRLWCPKDISDVLIGHKGTKAVEGIVLESSALKDVPFSTKAFEKMAKLRLLRINHLQLYGSFQYLPKSLKYLHWHYCPLKCLPSDFCLENLVILNMSFGNFKESQAPLKYFKCLKMLVFYSCENLKKSPEFVGLHSLEKLSFGYCSNLMGLDSTIGELKRLRMLDVANCMNLRELPRRICELKSLEILYLYGCSKLEELPDDLGKLEGLKELNAVATAITRLPGSVGHLKNLEMLLL from the exons ATGGCTGATCAGAAAGGCAAAGATCAATCGTCTAATTCTCAGCCTTCGCTTGCACTTCGCCCTTGGAAATATGATGTCTTCTTGAGTTGTAGAGGTGGTGATACTTCAAAATACTTTGCAGATCAACTATACTTAACACTCTGCCAAGTTGGGGTCAATACATTCAGAACTGATGATGAGGGGGGACATGTTTCCTCTGAAGTAGTCATGAATGCAATTGAAGGATCAATCATTTTTATTATTGTTCTTTCCAAAAACTATGCCTCATCTAGAAGGTGTCTTAATGAGCTTCTACATATCCTTGAGCTCAAAAAGAATTCCAAACGGTTAGTTCTTCCTATATTCTATGATATTGACCCTTCTGATGTGCGCAAACAAACAGGAATTTTCGCTGAAGCCTTTGAAAGGCATGGAATATGTTCTCAATCAGAGCAAAACATTCAACTATGGAGAGCTGCACTCAGTAGAGTTGGTAATTTATCAGGATGGGATCTCAAGCATGTTGCTGAAGG GTTTGAATCCAAATTTATCCATATTATTATTGAGGAGGTCTTACAGGAAGTCAAATCTCGAACACCCCTCTATGTTACCAAGTACCCTGTGGCACTTTTTCCCCGTGTTAATCAAATAGAGAAGTTATTGTTCAAAGGAGGTTGTGATGATGTTCGTGTGATTGGGATTCACGGCATGGGTGGAATTGGCAAAACAACTCTTGCAAAAGCTGTGTTTAACCAACTTCTTCAGCATTTTGAGGCAAGTTGCTTTCTTGAAAATGTGAAATCAGGGGCTTCTGAAAGACATAATGCATTAGTTCATTTACAAGAGCAACTTCTTCGAACGATTCTTAGGAGAAAGATCAAAGTGCACAATGTGGATGAGGGTATTACATTGATCAAAGAAGGGATTTGGCAGAAAAAGGTTTTCATAGTCCTTGATGATTTGGACGATCAATGCCAGTTAAATGCATTACTTGGAGAACGTGATTGGCTTCGCCCGGGTAGTAGAGTTGTTATAACAACCCGAGACAAGCATTTGCTCAAAGAACTACAATTGAATGAGCAATATGAAGCCATGAAATTGGATCACGAAAGCTCTTTACAACTCTTCACTTTACACGCCTTTAGAAATGCACCACCGGCTGAAGACTATAGTATGCTTGTGGAAGGTATTGTAACTTACTGTGCAGGAGTTCCATTAGCTCTTCAAGTTTTGGGCGCTTATTTGTCTGATAAAAAGATCGAAGAATGGAAAAATGCCTTGGAGAAATTAAAGACGATTCCTTCTAACGATATTCATGAAAAACTCAGAATAAGCTTTGATGGACTTCCTGATGATTTTACAAAAGCTGTTTTCCTTGATATTGCTTGTTTCTGCTTCAAAGTCCAGAAGAGTGAGGTCGTAGGTATATTCACAGCATGCGGTTTTTACCCTGAGGTTGAAATTTGCGAATTGATTGACAAATCTTTGTTAGCAAtcgatgaaaataagaatttgaatGTGCATAATTTGATCCGGGATATGGGACGAGAAATTGTTCATAGGGAATCACCCGATAACCCGGGGAAGCGTAGCAGATTATGGTGCCCTAAAGACATTTCTGATGTATTAATAGGACACAAG GGCACAAAAGCAGTTGAAGGAATAGTCCTTGAATCTTCAGCATTGAAGGATGTACCTTTTAGTACAAAAGCATTTGAAAAAATGGCCAAGTTAAGACTCCTACGCATCAATCATTTGCAGTTATATGGAAGTTTTCAGTATCTACCAAAGTCACTAAAATATTTGCATTGGCACTATTGCCCTTTGAAATGCTTGCCATCTGACTTTTGTCTGGAGAATCTTGTCATTCTCAACATGAGTTTTGGCAATTTCAAGGAATCCCAAGCGCCATTAAAG TATTTCAAGTGTTTGAAGATGTTGGTATTCTACAGTTGTGAGAATCTCAAGAAATCCCCAGAGTTCGTTGGTTTACATAGTcttgagaagttatcatttggtTATTGCTCAAATTTGATGGGATTGGATTCAACAATTGGAGAATTGAAGAGACTTCGTATGTTAGACGTAGCTAATTGTATGAACCTACGAGAACTCCCACGAAGAATCTGTGAGTTAAAATCACTTGAAATCTTATATCTCTATGGCTGCTCAAAACTAGAAGAATTGCCTGACGATTTGGGAAAGTTGGAAGGTCTGAAAGAGTTGAATGCAGTTGCAACAGCTATTACAAGATTACCTGGTTCTGTTGGACATTTAAAGAACTTGGAGATGCTATTGCTATGA
- the LOC107815868 gene encoding protein FAR1-RELATED SEQUENCE 4-like, translating into MVEAQPLNEEVHQTFDSIQVEGQRIIEIDNEQALGIQVLESAPIVKLEKKHDCSVNTRKADQRHATSKLISGYIIDNLRDPRFEVTPAFVMAEMQKLHGLDIGYHKAWRAIQHASALIRGSPEENYGLLCSYLYMMTSKNPRTYTNIKIDDNNRFLYMFYAYGSSIAGWNHCRPVIAVDATFLKSKYRGVLMISVSKDANNQIFPLAFGIAESENNNSYEWYFSQLRNAIGSRENLIFLSDRHQAIANGIVKVYPESHHGICIYHLEQNLKRRKVKSEVIKLFQSAARVYKRKEFDIYMSDIANVDKKTYDYLMEEPPERWARSCSPRRRYDMLTTNIVESMNSVLLEARELPILRMMDLIQVKLQHWFYERRKKAEGTFYDVSCWVEEELKKRIDLAFTLNVFPVDSWSIEKRNIKKSDFCSHWYLKESWLKTYERQIHPVGHTDSWIVPESVKSQIVKPPDFKVPPGRRQKNRHIPATEPSKITFKCGRCRRIGHNRTTCIYSPALHPFSRKHRE; encoded by the exons ATGGTTGAAGCTCAACCATTAAATGAAGAGGTGCATCAAACATTTGAttctattcaagtagaaggacaaAGAATTATAGAGATTGACAACGAACAAGCTTTGGGTATTCAAGTCTTAGAGAGTGCACCG ATAGTAAAGCTTGAGAAAAAGCATGACTGCTCTGTTAACACTAGGAAAGCAGATCAAAGGCATGCTACTTCAAAGTTGATTAGTGGTTACATTATCGATAATCTTCGGGACCCAAGATTTGAAGTTACACCAGCTTTTGTCATGGCAGAGATGCAAAAATTGCATGGACTAGACATTGGATATCACAAGGCGTGGCGTGCTATTCAACATGCTTCCGCTTTAATAAGAGGAAGTCCCGAAGAAAATTATGGATTATTGTGTTCGTACTTGTATATGATGACAAGTAAGAACCCGAGAACTTATACTAACATAAAGATAGACGACAACAACAG gtttctttatatgttttacGCATATGGATCATCGATAGCTGGTTGGAATCATTGTAGACCAGTGATTGCTGTTGATGCAACTTTTTTGAAGTCAAAATATCgtggtgttttaatgatttcagTTTCAAAAGATGCAAATAACCAAATTTTCCCATTAGCCTTTGGAATAGCAGAATCTGAAAACAACAATTCCTATGAGTGGTACTTTAGTCAGCTTCGCAATGCAATTGGGAGCCGTgagaatttgatttttttatcaGACAGGCATCAAGCTATTGCAAATGGCATTGTAAAGGTATATCCTGAAAGCCATCATGGGATTTGCATCTATCATTTGGAGCAGAACCTAAAGCGAAGAAAGGTGAAAAGTGAGGTCATAAAACTTTTCCAAAGTGCTGCAAGAGTATACAAGCGTAAAGAATTTGACATATACATGTCAGATATTGCAAATGTAGATAAGAAAACTTATGACTACTTGATGGAAGAACCACCGGAAAGATGGGCACGTTCTTGTAGTCCACGACGAAGAtatgacatgctcacaacaaacATAGTTGAGTCGATGAATTCAGTGCTATTAGAAGCAAGGGAGCTGCCTATACTAAGAATGATGGATTTGATTCAAGTGAAGCTACAACATTGGTTttatgaaagaagaaagaaagcagaaggaACATTTTATGATGTTTCTTGTTGGGTAGAGGAGGAATTGAAGAAAAGAATAGATTTAGCATTTACTTTAAAC GTCttccctgttgattcatggt CTATCGAGAAGAGAAACATCAAGAAGTCCGACTTTTGTTCGCACTGGTACTTAAAGGAATCTTGGCTGAAAACATATGAAAGACAAATACATCCTGTAGGACATACTGATTCTTGGATTGTACCAGAGAGTGTTAAGTCACAAATTGTTAAACCTCCAGATTTCAAAGTGCCACCAGGTAGAAGGCAAAAGAACAGGCATATTCCTGCTACCGAGccatcaaaaataacattcaaatgTGGTCGTTGCAGAAGAATTGGTCATAATAGAACAACTTGTATATATTCTCCGGCACTCCATCCATTTTCAAGAAAGCATAGAGAATAG